A genome region from Arachis duranensis cultivar V14167 chromosome 8, aradu.V14167.gnm2.J7QH, whole genome shotgun sequence includes the following:
- the LOC107461491 gene encoding protein FAR1-RELATED SEQUENCE 3 isoform X3, with protein sequence MDHQSGQGFDSDDSDLDIQVEISRRLGKVEDGFPKDMELCAGEEDKFIEQSVADISADGEALEPFIGMEFNSREEARELYIAYGRRIGFTVRIHHNRRSRVNNQVIGQDFVCSKEGFRAKKYVHRKDRVLPPPPATREGCQAMIRLALRDGGKWVVTKFVKEHTHKLMSPSKVPWRGSGKHLVSEDEKDKRIRELSLELYNERQKYKRRCAAYEEQLNNILNYLEKHTEHMSEKVADIVRSIREIEEEKTDSDI encoded by the exons ATGGATCACCAATCTGGCCAGGGATTTGATTCAGATGATAGTGACCTTGATATACAAGTAGAAATTAGCAGAAGACTTGGTAAAGTGGAAGATGGATTCCCCAAAGATATGGAACTTTGTGCAGGTGAAGAGGATAAGTTTATTGAACAATCTGTAGCAGATATTTCAGCAGATGGAGAAGCTTTAGAACCATTCATAGGCATGGAGTTCAATTCAAGAGAAGAGGCCAGAGAACTATACATTGCCTACGGTAGGCGGATAGGATTTACAGTACGAATACACCATAATCGTCGTTCACGAGTAAATAACCAGGTTATTGGTCAAGATTTTGTCTGCTCAAAAGAAGGCTTTCGTGCAAAAAAGTATGTGCACAGAAAAGACAGAGTGCTTCCTCCTCCACCAGCCACCCGAGAAGGTTGTCAGGCCATGATAAGGTTGGCTTTGCGGGATGGAGGGAAgtgggttgtcacaaaatttgtTAAGGAGCATACTCATAAGCTAATGAGTCCTAGTAAAGTTCCATGGCGAGGATCTGGGAAGCACTTGGTGAGTGAG GATGAGAAAGATAAGAGGATCCGTGAACTGTCGCTTGAGTTGTATAACGAAAGGCAAAAATACAAACGACGCTGCGCTGCATATGAAGAACAGTTAAATAATATCCTGAACTATTTGGAAAAGCACACAGAACACATGTCTGAAAAAGTTGCAGATATAGTCCGAAGTATAAGAGAGATTGAGGAGGAAAAAACAGATTCAGATATCTGA
- the LOC107461491 gene encoding protein FAR1-RELATED SEQUENCE 12 isoform X2, protein MMADIPVQPMRVMDHQSGQGFDSDDSDLDIQVEISRRLGKVEDGFPKDMELCAGEEDKFIEQSVADISADGEALEPFIGMEFNSREEARELYIAYGRRIGFTVRIHHNRRSRVNNQVIGQDFVCSKEGFRAKKYVHRKDRVLPPPPATREGCQAMIRLALRDGGKWVVTKFVKEHTHKLMSPSKVPWRGSGKHLDEKDKRIRELSLELYNERQKYKRRCAAYEEQLNNILNYLEKHTEHMSEKVADIVRSIREIEEEKTDSDI, encoded by the exons ATGATGGCTGATATCCCTGTCCAGCCTAT GAGGGTGATGGATCACCAATCTGGCCAGGGATTTGATTCAGATGATAGTGACCTTGATATACAAGTAGAAATTAGCAGAAGACTTGGTAAAGTGGAAGATGGATTCCCCAAAGATATGGAACTTTGTGCAGGTGAAGAGGATAAGTTTATTGAACAATCTGTAGCAGATATTTCAGCAGATGGAGAAGCTTTAGAACCATTCATAGGCATGGAGTTCAATTCAAGAGAAGAGGCCAGAGAACTATACATTGCCTACGGTAGGCGGATAGGATTTACAGTACGAATACACCATAATCGTCGTTCACGAGTAAATAACCAGGTTATTGGTCAAGATTTTGTCTGCTCAAAAGAAGGCTTTCGTGCAAAAAAGTATGTGCACAGAAAAGACAGAGTGCTTCCTCCTCCACCAGCCACCCGAGAAGGTTGTCAGGCCATGATAAGGTTGGCTTTGCGGGATGGAGGGAAgtgggttgtcacaaaatttgtTAAGGAGCATACTCATAAGCTAATGAGTCCTAGTAAAGTTCCATGGCGAGGATCTGGGAAGCACTTG GATGAGAAAGATAAGAGGATCCGTGAACTGTCGCTTGAGTTGTATAACGAAAGGCAAAAATACAAACGACGCTGCGCTGCATATGAAGAACAGTTAAATAATATCCTGAACTATTTGGAAAAGCACACAGAACACATGTCTGAAAAAGTTGCAGATATAGTCCGAAGTATAAGAGAGATTGAGGAGGAAAAAACAGATTCAGATATCTGA
- the LOC107461429 gene encoding protein SEMI-ROLLED LEAF 2, with amino-acid sequence MGVMSRRVLPVCGNLCVFCPSLRPRSRQPVKRYKKLIADIFPRNQVPEPNDRKIGKLCDYISRNPLRIPKITDNLEQRFYKDLRNENLASVNVVLCIYKKLLSSCKEQTPLFANSLLGIIRTLLEQTQADELRILGCNTLVGFIDCQTDGTYMFNLEGFIPKLCQMAQEVGDDDRALLLRSAGLQALSCMVQFMGEHSHLSMDLDKIISVVLENYMDLQSTSNVAAVEKLDLQSQNQLAQGFPKEADGGHSLPDISTKNSSSLTRTEMESKLDTTKDPTYWSKLCLYNMAKLAKEATTVRRVLEPLFHNFDIENHWSSQKGVASSVLTYLQTLLAESGDNSHLLLSILVKHLDHKNVAKQPILQIDIINTTTHLAQNVKPQSSVAIIGAISDLIKHLRKCLQSSAESSSVGSDAYKLNIELQSVIERCILQLSNKVGDVGPILDLMAVVLENISTSTLIARTTISAVYQTAKLISSVPNVSYQKKAFPDALFHQLLVAMAHPDRETQIGAHSVFSMVLMPSMVSPWLDQKTKMAMKVQSNSFHIQHDSFSEAEHLNGKLLEGNTVAGVTGDKNAVHPYRGYSFTRALTDGKEDLGSLRLSSHQVSLLLSSIWVQATSVENGPANFEAMAHTFSISLLFTRSKASNYRVLARCFQLAFSLRSISLDQEGGLQPTRRRSLFTLASYMLMFSARAGNFPDLIPKVKSSLTEATVDPFLKLVDDIRLQAVCIESEKTIYGSQEDEIAAIKSLSAVESDDEQLKETVISYFMIKFSKLSKDELSNIKTQILQGFSVDEAYPSGPSLFMETPGQFSPRDQIEFPDFDEIETSKFSIGEESGPEPSGSQSDRRTSLSTNTADVLSVNQLLESVTETARQVASFSISSNPLPYDQMKDQCEALVNGKQEKMSVLQSFKHRSDVKAIVLPSERGVEVPPLPTKVQKLLQDDLKLVSQEQSISQDQVLVQQNSLRLPPSSPYDKFLRAAGC; translated from the exons ATGGGGGTTATGTCCAGACGGGTTTTACCCGTCTGTGGTAACCTCTGTGTCTTTTGCCCTTCACTACGCCCAAGATCAAGACAACCGGTCAAGCGTTACAAGAAGTTGATTGCTGATATCTTCCCACGGAATCAG GTTCCTGAACCGAATGATAGGAAAATTGGGAAGCTGTGTGATTATATTTCTAGGAACCCGTTGAGAATTCCCAAG ATTACTGATAACTTGGAGCAAAGATTTTACAAGGATTTACGTAATGAAAACTTGGCTTCAGTGAACGTTGTCTTGTGTATATATAAGAAATTGTTATCATCGTGTAAGGAGCAGAC GCCACTTTTTGCTAATAGTTTATTAGGGATCATTCGGACTCTTCTAGAGCAAACTCAGGCAGATGAACTGCGGATCTTAGGCTGCAATACTCTTGTTGGGTTTATAGATTGCCAG ACAGATGGTACATATATGTTCAACTTAGAAGGTTTTATCCCAAAACTATGTCAAATGGCTCAAGAAGTGGGAGATGATGATCGAGCTCTGCTTCTACGCTCTGCTGGATTGCAAGCTCTATCCTGCATG GTGCAGTTCATGGGTGAGCACTCACATCTTTCCATGGATCTTGACAAA ATTATATCAGTGGTTTTGGAGAATTACATGGATCTCCAATCTACATCCAATGTTGCTGCGGTAGAGAAACTTGATTTACAATCTCAGAATCAGTTGGCTCAAGGATTTCCTAAAGAAGCAGATGGTGGACATTCTTTACCAGATATCTCTACAAAGAATTCTTCCTCGTTGACAAGAACTGAGATGGAGTCTAAGTT GGACACCACTAAGGATCCTACATATTGGTCAAAGCTTTGCTTGTATAATATGGCCAAATTGGCAAAGGAAGCTACAACTGTGCGGCGTGTCCTTGAACCACTTTTTCATAATTTTGATATTGAAAATCACTGGTCTTCCCAAAAGGGTGTTGCATCTTCTGTTTTGACGTATTTACAAACCCTTCTAGCAGAATCAG GCGATAACTCTCATCTTTTGTTGTCCATCTTGGTCAAGCACTTGGATCATAAGAATGTTGCCAAGCAACCTATCCTacaaattgatataattaacaCCACCACTCACCTCGCACAAAATGTGAAGCCGCAGTCCTCAGTTGCAATCATTGGTGCAATATCTGACCTCATTAAACATTTAAGGAAATGCTTGCAAAGTTCAGCTGAGTCTTCGAGCGTTGGGAGTGATGCATATAAGTTAAATATTGAACTTCAATCTGTTATAGAAAGGTGTATATTACAACTTTCAAACAAG GTTGGGGATGTAGGACCCATTCTTGATTTGATGGCTGTGGTTTTAGAGAATATTTCTACTTCTACCCTCATAGCCAGAACAACAATCTCTGCTGTCTATCAAACCGCAAAATTAATCAGTTCTGTCCCTAATGTGTCATATCAGAAGAAG GCTTTCCCTGATGCCTTGTTCCATCAATTGCTTGTGGCCATGGCTCATCCGGACCGTGAAACACAAATTGGAGCACATAGTGTCTTCTCTATGGTGCTTATGCCATCAATGGTTTCTCCTTGGTTGGACCAGAAAACAAAGATGGCTATGAAGGTACAGAGTAATAGCTTCCACATTCAGCATGATAGTTTCTCTGAAGCAGAACACTTAAATGGGAAACTGCTAGAAGGAAACACGGTTGCAGGAGTTACTGGGGATAAAAATGCTGTTCATCCATATCGTGGTTATAGCTTTACTCGTGCACTAACTGATGGAAAAGAG gatttaggttcTCTTAGATTGAGCAGTCACCAAGTGAGTCTGTTGCTTTCTTCTATCTGGGTTCAGGCAACCTCTGTAGAAAATGGCCCTGCAAATTTTGAGGCAATGGCACACACTTTTAGCATCTCTTTATTGTTTACTCGTTCTAAG GCATCCAATTACAGGGTTTTGGCTAGATGTTTCCAATTAGCATTCTCCCTTCGAAGCATCTCTTTGGACCAAGAAG GAGGCTTGCAACCAACTCGCAGGAGGTCCCTTTTTACCTTGGCTTCATACATGCTTATGTTCTCTGCCAGGGCAGGCAATTTCCCTGATTTAATTCCGAAAGTTAAATCATCCCTGACAGAGGCTACA GTAGATCCTTTTCTCAAATTGGTTGATGATATCAGACTGCAAGCTGTTTGTATAGAATCAGAAAAGACCATTTATGGGTCACAAGAAGATGAAATTGCCGCTATAAAGTCACTTTCAGCTGTAGAATCGGATGACGAGCAGTTGAAAGAGACTGTGATATCATACTTTATGATTAAATTCTCAAAATTGTCCAAG GATGAGTTGTCCAACATAAAGACACAAATTCTACAGGGATTTTCCGTTGATGAGGCATATCCTTCAGGACCTTCACTGTTTATGGAGACACCAGGGCAATTTTCTCCACGTGATCAGATTGAGTTCCCCGATTTTGACGAg ATAGAGACTTCAAAGTTTTCGATTGGTGAAGAGTCTGGGCCTGAACCAAGCGGAAGTCAGTCTGATCGCAGAACATCACTCTCAACCAATACTGCTGATGTTCTAAGTGTTAACCAACTATTAGAATCG GTTACTGAAACTGCACGGCAAGTTGCCAGTTTTTCCATTTCCTCAAATCCTTTACCCTATGACCAAATGAAGGACCAGTGCGAAGCGCTTGTAAATGGGAAACAAGAGAAGATGTCTGTTCTTCAGAGTTTCAAGCATCGATCAGATGTCAAGGCCATAGTTCTTCCAAGTGAACGGGGAGTAGAAGTTCCCCCTCTACCAACTAAG GTGCAGAAACTTTTACAAGATGATTTGAAGTTAGTGAGCCAGGAGCAATCTATTTCGCAGGATCAAGTTCTAGTGCAGCAAAATTCTCTGAGACTACCACCTTCAAGCCCTTATGATAAATTCCTGAGAGCTGCGGGATGCTAA
- the LOC107461428 gene encoding ATPase family AAA domain-containing protein At1g05910, producing the protein MNNSFNQHKMMCYKRKRALKTTSTPGREGLRPSHLTRATVGQQLISESDDKQELAEEKKVGKDETENGNVDGENEIDEDVEDVGNEDGDDEGGKEEQVGRRRYDLRNRPDVRRSSMAECKIQPRSPQRVLHQGMGTKVKKGVKKGGSRVQKRCWLRPAYSDDSRIVDELNQYPAIPWGHGDSRPCQPWLFGGLDMHGITTWGLNVAASGWVHEGDAFSTSVTGVQTAGPSSKGGADIQPLQVVDSASFDDIGGLSEYIDALKEMIFFPLLYPEFFASYHITPPRGVLLCGPPGTGKTLIARALACAASKAGQKVSFYMRKGADVLSKWVGEAERQLKLLFEEAQKNQPSIIFFDEIDGLAPVRSSKQEQIHNSIVSTLLALMDGLDSRGQVVLIGATNRIDAVDGALRRPGRFDREFKFPLPGCKARSEILDIHTRKWKHAPSNELRMELASSCVGYCGADLKTLCTEAAICAFREKYPQVYTSDDQFLIDVDSVKVEKYHFTEAMSTITPAAHRGAIVHSRPLSLVVRPCLRRHLEAAMGIVSDIFLPVSVASEFIKQSTHSFGRAIPLVYRPRLLLCGSEGTGLDHLGPAVLHELEKFPVFSLGISVLVSDSSAITPEEALIHIFNEARRTIPSILYLPQFDVWWETAHEQLRAVLRTLLEELPSDLPILLFGTSSVQLAEVKEVPISVFPHDSVYQVNIPSAEDRMLFFNDLVEAVLSVFSGIMNKKPLDTGCFSELPKAPKLASGPKASELKAKVEAEQHALRRLRMCLRDVCNKILYDKRYNLFHYPVSDEDAPNYHSIIQNPMDMVTMLQRVDNGWYITRSTFLQDIDLIVSIAKVYNGEDYNGARIVSRACQLRDVVHGMISQMDPALVAYCDKIAAQGGPVHLSNELRGSTFPATPVVQLGTATRLSARLRNVEPEVSVDQSYEALKHTKKSSDVARGAKDKSGQEPLPSKSQTQSTDENLHGTGTNESVHGSSLEDATISDTELSTRLQSIKQLFVERSDGYSIPQLEQLYSRIMKRVSQTKLDCKTSAVSFLLNFVEDGANF; encoded by the exons ATGAACAATAGTTTCAATCAGCACAAGATGATGTGTTATAAGCGCAAAAGAGCTCTGAAGACTACATCGACCCCTGGACGTGAAGGTCTAAGACCTAGCCATTTGACAAGGGCTACTGTAGGGCAACAATTGATTTCGGAATCAGATGATAAACAGGAACTTGCAGAAGAGAAGAAGGTTGGGAAAGATGAAACAGAAAATGGAAATGTTGATGGTGAGAATGAGattgatgaagatgttgaggaTGTAGGAAatgaagatggtgatgatgaaggTGGCAAAGAAGAGCAGGTTGGGAGAAGACGTTACGATCTTCGGAATCGTCCAGATGTCCGCAGGTCCTCCATGGCAGAATGTAAGATCCAACCGAGATCTCCACAAAGAGTGCTACATCAAGGCATGGGCACTAAGGTTAAAAAGGGTGTAAAGAAGGGTGGATCACGAGTGCAGAAGCGTTGTTGGTTAAGGCCTGCATATTCTGATGATTCCCGTATTGTGGATGAGCTGAACCAATATCCTGCTATTCCATGGGGTCATGGGGACAGCAGACCTTGCCAACCATGGCTTTTTGGAGGATTAGACATGCATGGGATAACAACTTGGGGATTAAATGTTGCTGCCTCAGGTTGGGTTCATGAAGGAGATGCTTTTTCCACCTCGGTAACTGGGGTTCAAACTGCTGGACCAAGCTCTAAGGGTGGGGCAGATATCCAACCTTTGCAGGTCGTCGATAGTGCCAGTTTTGATGATATAGGGGGGCTCTCTGAGTACATTGATGCTTTGAAGGAAATGATTTTCTTTCCCTTGTTGTATCCCGAATTCTTTGCAAGTTATCATATCACACCACCTAGGGGGGTGTTGTTATGTGGCCCCCCTGGCACAGGCAAAACTTTGATTGCAAGAGCTCTGGCTTGTGCTGCTTCAAAAGCTGGCCAGAAGGTCAGCTTTTACATGCGCAAAGGAGCAGATGTGCTAAGCAAATGGGTTGGTGAGGCTGAAAGACAACTGAAACTACTTTTTGAAGAAGCTCAAAAGAACCAACCTTCTATCATATTCTTTGATGAAATAGATGGACTTGCACCTGTGAGGTCTAGCAAGCAAGAGCAGATTCATAATTCCATTGTTTCCACCTTGCTAGCTTTGATGGACGGTCTTGATTCTCGTGGACAAGTTGTTCTGATTGGAGCCACCAACAGGATTGATGCCGTTGATGGAGCCTTGCGGCGCCCTGGTAGATTTGATCGGGAATTTAAGTTTCCATTGCCTGGTTGTAAGGCACGTTCTGAAATATTAGACATCCACACACGCAAGTGGAAACATGCTCCTTCAAATGAACTGAGAATGGAACTTGCATCTAGTTGTGTAGGATATTGTGGTGCCGACCTAAAGACCCTCTGTACTGAAGCTGCTATTTGTGCATTTCGTGAAAAATATCCACAAGTCTATACTAGTGATGACCAATTTCTCATAGATGTTGATTCAGTCAAGGTTGAAAAGTATCACTTTACTGAAGCTATGTCAACAATTACTCCTGCTGCTCATAGGGGTGCAATTGTGCACTCTAGGCCATTGTCTCTAGTTGTTCGACCATGTCTTCGCAGGCATCTAGAGGCAGCCATGGGTATTGTATCTGATATTTTCCTTCCAGTTTCAGTTGCATCAGAATTTATTAAACAATCAACGCATTCCTTTGGGCGCGCAATTCCACTTGTGTATCGACCTAGACTTCTACTTTGTGGAAGTGAAGGTACTGGGCTG GATCATCTTGGGCCTGCAGTTTTACATGAACTGGAAAAGTTTCCTGTTTTTTCATTAGGTATTTCAGTTCTTGTATCAGATTCAAGTGCAATAACACCAGAGGAGGCATTGATTCATATATTTAATGAAGCTAGACGAACAATACCGTCAATTCTCTATTTACCACAGTTTGATGTGTGGTGGGAAACT GCACATGAACAGCTCCGGGCTGTTCTCCGAACCTTACTAGAAGAATTGCCATCTGACTTGCCTATATTACTGTTTGGAACATCATCAGTCCAGCTTGCTGAAGTTAAAGAAGTGCCTATTTCAGTTTTCCCTCATGATTCAGT TTATCAAGTGAACATACCATCAGCCGAAGATAGGATGCTGTTTTTTAATGATTTAGTGGAAGCTGTTTTGTCGGTCTTTTCTGGGATAATGAACAAGAAACCCCTGGACACAGGATGCTTTTCTGAACTTCCCAAGGCACCTAAACTAGCAAGTGGTCCAAAGGCATCCGAACTTAAAGCAAAGGTGGAAGCTGAGCAACATGCACTCCGCAGATTGCGAATGTGCCTTAGAGATGTTTGTAACAA GATATTATATGACAAGCGATATAATCTCTTCCATTATCCAGTCTCAGACGAAGATGCTCCTAATTATCACTCAATTATCCAGAACCCGATGGACATGGTAACCATGTTACAGCGTGTTGATAATGGCTGGTATATTACACGTTCTACATTCCTACAGGACATTGATCTTATTGTTTCCATTGCAAAG GTTTACAATGGAGAGGATTACAACGGTGCTCGGATTGTGAGTAGAGCTTGTCAGCTCCGTGATGTG GTGCATGGGATGATCTCACAGATGGATCCAGCATTAGTTGCATACTGTGACAAGATTGCTGCCCAAGGTGGCCCGGTTCATTTGTCTAATGAATTAAGGGGGTCTACATTCCCTGCTACTCCCGTTGTACAACTGGGAACTGCCACTAGATTGAGTGCTCGACTTCGTAATGTCGAACCAGAGGTTAGTGTGGATCAGAGCTATGAAGCATTGAAGCACACTAAGAAGAGTTCTGATGTTGCACGTGGAG CAAAAGATAAGTCAGGACAAGAGCCTTTACCATCCAAGAGTCAAACCCAATCAACTGATGAGAATTTGCATGGAACGGGTACAAATGAAAGTGTTCATGGTAGCAGTCTTGAAGACGCCACGATATCAGATACTGAACTTTCAACAAGATTGCAGTCTATTAAGCAGCTTTTTGTCGAGCGCAGCGACGGTTACAGCATTCCACAGCTCGAACAGCTCTACTCAAGAATCATGAAGAGGGTTTCCCAAACCAAACTTGATTGCAAGACCTCAGCTGTGagttttttattaaactttGTTGAGGATGgtgcaaatttttaa
- the LOC107461491 gene encoding protein FAR1-RELATED SEQUENCE 3 isoform X1 — protein MMADIPVQPMRVMDHQSGQGFDSDDSDLDIQVEISRRLGKVEDGFPKDMELCAGEEDKFIEQSVADISADGEALEPFIGMEFNSREEARELYIAYGRRIGFTVRIHHNRRSRVNNQVIGQDFVCSKEGFRAKKYVHRKDRVLPPPPATREGCQAMIRLALRDGGKWVVTKFVKEHTHKLMSPSKVPWRGSGKHLVSEDEKDKRIRELSLELYNERQKYKRRCAAYEEQLNNILNYLEKHTEHMSEKVADIVRSIREIEEEKTDSDI, from the exons ATGATGGCTGATATCCCTGTCCAGCCTAT GAGGGTGATGGATCACCAATCTGGCCAGGGATTTGATTCAGATGATAGTGACCTTGATATACAAGTAGAAATTAGCAGAAGACTTGGTAAAGTGGAAGATGGATTCCCCAAAGATATGGAACTTTGTGCAGGTGAAGAGGATAAGTTTATTGAACAATCTGTAGCAGATATTTCAGCAGATGGAGAAGCTTTAGAACCATTCATAGGCATGGAGTTCAATTCAAGAGAAGAGGCCAGAGAACTATACATTGCCTACGGTAGGCGGATAGGATTTACAGTACGAATACACCATAATCGTCGTTCACGAGTAAATAACCAGGTTATTGGTCAAGATTTTGTCTGCTCAAAAGAAGGCTTTCGTGCAAAAAAGTATGTGCACAGAAAAGACAGAGTGCTTCCTCCTCCACCAGCCACCCGAGAAGGTTGTCAGGCCATGATAAGGTTGGCTTTGCGGGATGGAGGGAAgtgggttgtcacaaaatttgtTAAGGAGCATACTCATAAGCTAATGAGTCCTAGTAAAGTTCCATGGCGAGGATCTGGGAAGCACTTGGTGAGTGAG GATGAGAAAGATAAGAGGATCCGTGAACTGTCGCTTGAGTTGTATAACGAAAGGCAAAAATACAAACGACGCTGCGCTGCATATGAAGAACAGTTAAATAATATCCTGAACTATTTGGAAAAGCACACAGAACACATGTCTGAAAAAGTTGCAGATATAGTCCGAAGTATAAGAGAGATTGAGGAGGAAAAAACAGATTCAGATATCTGA
- the LOC107461492 gene encoding uncharacterized protein LOC107461492, with protein sequence MASAYGNNHRHLLQLVLSCRNITAQVKNTSTSSIIAMASSSEQEFVARYRANLNRYPRSHRFWDGKVASRVGEKLGLRLREIGVTGVQIDPCEEYSRPVHYRIMVSPLFDSIKRAGVEVSGVDQFSQVPPPPPSSCVDR encoded by the coding sequence ATGGCGAGTGCGTACGGTAACAACCACCGCCACCTGCTGCAGCTGGTGCTGTCGTGCCGGAACATCACGGCGCAGGTGAAAAACACCTCCACCTCTTCCATCATAGCCATGGCTTCTTCTTCCGAGCAGGAATTCGTGGCTCGTTACCGCGCGAACCTCAACCGCTACCCGAGATCGCATCGTTTCTGGGACGGCAAGGTGGCTTCCCGCGTTGGCGAGAAGCTAGGGCTCCGCCTCCGAGAAATCGGCGTCACTGGCGTCCAAATCGATCCCTGTGAGGAGTACTCACGCCCCGTTCATTATCGGATCATGGTTTCTCCTTTGTTCGATTCAATCAAACGCGCCGGCGTCGAGGTCTCCGGCGTTGACCAATTCAGCCAGgtgcctcctcctcctccttcctccTGCGTGGACCGGTGA